In a single window of the Zea mays cultivar B73 chromosome 5, Zm-B73-REFERENCE-NAM-5.0, whole genome shotgun sequence genome:
- the LOC107521954 gene encoding APO protein 3, mitochondrial, with protein sequence MQGNLGVRSRASLRVLLPRQLTARARWLQGSGRTVASEEDEAAVPYVDVPRAGRKWERKPYVTPMKVLIRRAKEERQARRENPCRVLEHPPDNGLVVPHLVDVARRVHAAREGLLGGLTRLVEGAVPVKRCRFCSEVHVGRVGHEIRTCEGRNSGARNSLHVWRPGTVRDVVGFPYCYHLFDRVGKPRVVHKEKYDVPRLPAVLELCIQAGVDVQRYPTKRRTRPVYSIEGRIVDFEPDVDDDEAARTLHEPPACRPSLPPAVAIAAIGTSSSSSAAVVNGEGEEAEITVPELASRTLQSWLDMKSGAAKLMKKYSVHTCGYCPEVQVGPKGHKVRMCRATKHQQRDGQHAWQEATVDDLVPPNYVWHVADLAGEESPLANELKRYYGKAPAVVELCVQAGAPVPVAYRSMMRLDVVPPARDEYDLVA encoded by the exons ATGCAGGGGAACCTCGGTGTCCGATCCAGAGCGTCGCTGCGGGTTCTCCTCCCGCGGCAGCTAACCGCGCGGGCAAGATGGCTGCAGGGCAGCGGGCGGACAGTGGCCTCGGAGGAGGACGAGGCGGCGGTCCCGTACGTGGACGTGCCTCGCGCTGGTAGGAAGTGGGAGCGGAAGCCGTACGTGACGCCGATGAAGGTGCTCATCCGGCGGGCCAAGGAGGAGAGGCAGGCCCGCCGGGAGAACCCGTGCCGCGTGCTCGAGCACCCACCCGACAACGGCCTTGTTGTGCCGCACCTCGTCGACGTCGCCCGGCGCGTGCACGCCGCGAGGGAGGGGCTCCTCGGCGGCCTGACCAGGCTCGTGGAGGGCGCTGTCCCGGTGAAGCGATGCAG GTTTTGCTCGGAGGTGCACGTCGGCCGCGTCGGCCACGAGATCAGGACGTGCGAGGGGCGTAACAGTGGCGCGAGGAACTCCCTGCACGTGTGGCGGCCGGGGACCGTGCGGGATGTCGTCGGCTTCCCCTACTGCTACCACCTGTTCGACCGCGTCGGGAAGCCCAGAGTCGTGCACAAGGAGAAGTACGACGTGCCGAGGCTCCCAGCGGTCCTGGAGCTCTGCATCCAGGCCGGCGTCGATGTCCAGCGCTACCCGACCAAGCGGCGCACCAGGCCAGTCTACTCCATTGAAGGCAGGATCGTGGACTTCGAGCCCGACGTCGACGACGACGAAGCAGCCAGGACGTTACATGAACCGCCAGCGTGCAGACCATCGCTGCCTCCAGCGGTGGCAATCGCCGCGATCGGaactagttcttcttcttctgctgctgttgttaacGGAGAGGGGGAAGAGGCGGAGATCACCGTGCCTGAGCTAGCGTCGAGGACACTGCAATCGTGGCTGGACATGAAATCCGGCGCAGCGAAGCTGATGAAGAAGTACAGCGTGCACACCTGCGGCTACTGCCCGGAGGTGCAGGTCGGTCCCAAGGGGCACAAGGTGCGGATGTGCAGGGCCACCAAGCACCAGCAGCGGGACGGACAGCACGCATGGCAGGAAGCCACGGTGGACGACCTGGTCCCGCCCAACTACGTGTGGCACGTCGCGGACCTTGCCGGCGAGGAATCGCCTTTGGCCAACGAGCTCAAGCGGTACTACGGTAAGGCCCCCGCGGTGGTGGAGCTGTGCGTGCAGGCTGGCGCGCCCGTGCCCGTGGCGTACCGGAGCATGATGCGACTCGACGTCGTGCCACCAGCGCGCGACGAATACGACCTCGTCGCCTAA